One Coccinella septempunctata chromosome 1, icCocSept1.1, whole genome shotgun sequence DNA window includes the following coding sequences:
- the LOC123322986 gene encoding adult-specific cuticular protein ACP-22-like, which yields MNCLIVLAFLVACTLCVHGQFEDGGHHHDHHLEEYIDYKAPPHYHYDYAVHDLKHHDIKSQWETRDHDETKGVYTILQPDGRKRIVEYVAGKHGVDYKVKYEGHSEHGGIGALSG from the exons ATGAATTGTTTGATA GTCCTAGCTTTTCTAGTCGCTTGTACACTATGTGTACATGGACAATTTGAAGATGGAGGACATCATCATGATCACCATTTAGAGGAGTACATAGATTATAAG GCTCCCCCTCACTACCACTATGATTATGCAGTACACGACTTGAAACACCATGACATTAAGAGCCAGTGGGAAACGAGGGATCATGACGAAACCAAGGGGGTATACACCATTTTGCAACCTGACGGCAGGAAGCGTATTGTCGAATACGTAGCAGGAAAACACGGAGTTGACTACAAAGTGAAATATGAAGGTCACAGTGAACATGGAGGAATTGGTGCCCTCAGTGGATAG
- the LOC123322985 gene encoding adult-specific cuticular protein ACP-22-like isoform X3 translates to MNGIIVLALLVVSVASVYGQFGGGHHDHHHLEEYIDYKAPPHYHWDYAVHDLKHHDIKSQWETRDHDKTKGVYTILQPDGRKRIVEYIAGKHGVDYKVRYEGHSEHGGIGALSG, encoded by the exons ATGAACGGTATAATT GTCTTAGCTCTACTAGTGGTCAGTGTAGCATCTGTATACGGCCAATTCGGAGGAGGACACCATGATCACCACCATTTAGAAGAATACATTGACTATAAG GCGCCACCACACTACCATTGGGACTACGCAGTACACGATCTGAAACATCACGATATCAAGAGTCAATGGGAAACGAGGGACCATGACAAGACGAAAGGAGTTTACACTATCTTGCAACCTGACGGTAGAAAACGTATTGTCGAGTACATAGCTGGTAAACACGGGGTTGACTACAAAGTGAGGTACGAAGGTCATAGCGAACATGGAGGTATTGGAGCCCTTAGCGGTTGA